In a genomic window of Oncorhynchus keta strain PuntledgeMale-10-30-2019 chromosome 28, Oket_V2, whole genome shotgun sequence:
- the LOC118360931 gene encoding adherens junction-associated protein 1-like: MSALRTGSCLGRQVWILLAMTHLTLDFSLCSPLSQGLGIKLIPKPVPRPRPHSAPLWETPNILHWRTVSTLAHRLLNPVPLPDSRGGPVPKVRGQKYRRLAHKGQPCKECRLKYTSTKAGDSAAAVGLPRGSKTDVVRLLRRARRQLKWDADDKSQDGRTTTVAGYIDWGPTGTEDNFDDGEGKTAANSTLSTKALTTTVATTTTTTTKSPQRTFAVVTTPQPRMLSTTKASISLGETVKPPKPYGDTPGLAVHQIITITVSLIMVIAALITTLVLKNCCVQSGNGRHSSHQRKIHQQEESCQNLTDFTPARVPNKVDIFTAYNDSLQCSRECVRTAVPVYTDEMIQQTPIYKTTYNGNRPSPTERQLIPVAFVSEKWFEISC; this comes from the exons ATGTCTGCTCTACGGACGGGGAGCTGTCTTGGGCGTCAGGTGTGGATCCTCCTGGCCATGACCCACCTCACCTTGGATTTCTCCCTGTGTAGCCCCCTCAGTCAGGGCCTGGGGATCAAGCTCATCCCCAAACCTGTGCCTCGCCCCCGGCCCCACTCTGCGCCCCTCTGGGAAACTCCCAACATTCTCCATTGGAGGACTGTGAGCACTCTGGCTCACCGGCTCCTCAACCccgttccacttccagacagcaGGGGAGGGCCAGTGCCAAAGGTCAGGGGTCAAAAGTACAGGAGACTGGCACACAAAGGACAGCCATGTAAGGAGTGCCGGTTGAAATACACATCCACCAAGGCGGGGGATTCGGCAGCAGCGGTAGGTCTTCCCAGGGGGAGCAAAACAGATGTGGTGAGGTTGTTACGGAGGGCTCGGAGACAGCTGAAATGGGACGCCGACGACAAATCTCAGGATGGCAGGACCACGACTGTGGCCGGATATATCGACTGGGGACCCACAGGGACGGAGGACAACTTTGACGATGGTGAGGGGAAAACGGCAGCCAACTCCACGCTGTCCACCAAGGCCTTGACCACTACTgtggccaccaccaccactaccaccaccaagaGCCCCCAGAGGACGTTTGCGGTGGTGACCACACCACAACCTAGGATGCTGAGCACCACCAAGGCCAGCATCAGTTTAGGGGAGACTGTTAAACCACCAAAGCCATATGGAGACACACCAG GTCTGGCAGTTCACCAGATTATTACAATCACTGTGTCTCTCATTATGGTCATTGCAGCCTTGATAACTACACTTGTCCTTAAAAACTG CTGTGTACAGTCGGGGAATGGCCGTCACAGTAGCCATCAGCGGAAGATCCACCAGCAGGAGGAAAGCTGTCAGAACCTGACCGACTTCACCCCTGCCCGTGTGCCCAACAAAGTGGACATCTTCACCGCCTACAACGACAGCCTGCAGTGCTCGCGCGAGTGTGTGCGCACCGCCGTGCCCGTCTACACAGACGAGATGATCCAGCAGACCCCTATATACAAGACCACCTATAACGGAAATAG ACCTTCTCCCACTGAAAGGCAGCTGATTCCTGTGGCCTTTGTGTCAGAGAAGTGGTTCGAGATCTCCTGCTGA